A stretch of the Streptomyces sp. NBC_00654 genome encodes the following:
- a CDS encoding bifunctional UDP-sugar hydrolase/5'-nucleotidase: MPLNRRTFLGRSAAAGAGVAMAGGAVVGAAGAAEAKGHSGHGHGRPVKRYSFTVMGTTDLHGNVFNWDYFTDKEFDDPAHNDLGLAKISTLVDQVRKEKGRRNTLLIDAGDTIQGTQLSYYYAKIDPITARRGPVHPMAQAMNAIGYDAAALGNHEFNYGIPVLRKFEEQCDFPLLGANALDARTLRPAFAPYVMKRLRTPHGRDVRVAVLGLTNPGIAIWDKVNVGGKMVFPGLEEQAAKWVPKLRSMGADVVIVSAHSGSSGTSSYGDQLPHVENAAGLVAEQVPGIDAILVGHAHLEIPEHFVTNKETGRQVVLSEPAKWGQRLTLFDFDLVWEKGRWSVERAGAQVLNSNTVVEDRKVTSLLRDEHRKVVAYVNQVIGTSVVAMSTAEAAWKDEPIIDLINVVQAETVRAALAGGEYAALPVLSQASCFSRTAAIPAGDVTIRDAAGLYPFENTLEARLLTGAQLKDYLEYSAKYYVRTAAGAPVDTSKLTNADGTPDYNYDAVSGVTYDVDIAKPVGSRIVGLSFEGKAIDPAAQFVFAVNNYRASGGGNFPHVPGAKQLWANSDEIRNTIIGWVQAKGSVDPASFASVGWRLTRDGVPVF, from the coding sequence ATGCCGTTGAACCGTAGGACGTTTCTAGGCCGTTCGGCTGCTGCCGGTGCGGGTGTGGCGATGGCGGGCGGGGCTGTCGTGGGGGCTGCCGGGGCCGCGGAGGCGAAGGGTCACTCCGGGCATGGTCATGGCCGTCCGGTGAAGCGGTACTCGTTCACGGTGATGGGCACGACGGATCTGCATGGCAATGTCTTCAACTGGGACTACTTCACGGACAAGGAGTTCGACGATCCGGCCCACAACGATTTGGGGCTGGCGAAGATCTCGACGTTGGTGGATCAGGTCCGGAAGGAGAAGGGCCGCCGGAATACGCTGCTGATCGATGCGGGTGACACGATTCAGGGCACCCAGTTGTCGTACTACTACGCGAAGATCGATCCGATCACGGCGCGGCGTGGTCCGGTGCATCCGATGGCGCAGGCGATGAACGCGATCGGGTACGACGCGGCGGCGCTGGGGAATCATGAGTTCAATTACGGTATTCCGGTGCTGCGGAAGTTCGAGGAGCAGTGTGATTTTCCGCTGCTCGGTGCGAATGCGTTGGATGCGCGGACGTTGCGGCCGGCGTTCGCTCCGTATGTGATGAAGCGGTTGCGTACTCCGCACGGTCGTGATGTGCGGGTGGCGGTGCTGGGGTTGACGAATCCTGGTATCGCGATCTGGGACAAGGTGAATGTGGGCGGGAAGATGGTGTTCCCGGGTCTTGAGGAGCAGGCGGCGAAGTGGGTGCCGAAGCTTCGGTCGATGGGTGCGGATGTGGTGATTGTTTCGGCGCATTCGGGTTCGTCGGGTACGTCGTCGTACGGGGATCAGTTGCCGCATGTGGAGAATGCGGCGGGTCTGGTGGCGGAGCAGGTGCCGGGGATCGATGCGATTCTGGTGGGGCATGCGCATCTGGAGATTCCTGAGCATTTTGTGACGAACAAGGAGACGGGTAGGCAGGTTGTTCTTTCGGAGCCGGCGAAGTGGGGGCAGCGGCTGACGCTGTTCGACTTCGATCTGGTGTGGGAGAAGGGGCGCTGGTCGGTCGAGAGGGCCGGGGCGCAGGTGCTGAACTCGAACACGGTGGTGGAGGACCGGAAGGTGACGTCGCTGTTGCGGGACGAGCACCGGAAGGTGGTGGCGTATGTGAATCAGGTCATCGGTACGTCGGTGGTGGCGATGTCCACGGCGGAGGCGGCGTGGAAGGACGAGCCGATCATCGATCTGATCAATGTGGTGCAGGCGGAGACGGTGCGGGCGGCTCTGGCGGGTGGTGAGTACGCGGCGTTGCCGGTGTTGTCGCAGGCGTCGTGTTTCTCGCGGACGGCGGCGATTCCCGCGGGTGATGTGACGATCCGGGATGCGGCGGGGTTGTATCCGTTCGAGAACACGCTTGAGGCGCGGTTGCTGACGGGTGCGCAGCTGAAGGATTATCTGGAGTACTCGGCGAAGTATTATGTGCGGACGGCGGCCGGTGCTCCGGTGGATACGTCGAAGCTGACGAATGCGGACGGCACGCCGGATTATAATTATGACGCGGTGTCGGGTGTGACGTATGACGTTGACATCGCGAAGCCGGTGGGTTCTCGGATTGTGGGTCTTTCCTTCGAGGGGAAGGCGATCGATCCGGCTGCGCAGTTTGTGTTCGCGGTGAACAATTATCGGGCGAGCGGTGGGGGTAATTTCCCGCATGTGCCGGGTGCGAAGCAGCTGTGGGCGAATTCGGATGAGATACGGAACACGATCATCGGCTGGGTGCAGGCGAAGGGGTCGGTGGATCCGGCTTCGTTCGCGTCGGTGGGGTGGCGGCTGACGCGGGACGGTGTGCCGGTGTTCTAG
- a CDS encoding aminotransferase class V-fold PLP-dependent enzyme — translation MPTPPLAGGTAGPAALRPLLDTVLTALHDGATRRNGPLPAGGPDTVTPRTRTATHPLIPDHGTGPHHALRTLITALTEGAADPAHPHCAAHLHTPPLALAAAADLAASALNPSMDSWDQAPAASALEADLTTALAHEIYPHTGSPDAVITTGGTEANQLALLLARERHGPVQTICAANAHHSITRATWLLGLPEPVIIPAPTGVMDLAALDTALTQLHRPLLVVATAGTTDTGEIDPLDDIADLCTTHGAELHIDAAYGGPLLFSPTHKNRVHGLDRAQSVTLDLHKLGWQPASAGILAVPDHHHLTPLQHHAPYLNADDDTEAGLPDLLGRSLRTTRRPDALKIAVTLQALGRTGLADLIDRTLAAAHQLADLITKTPTLDLYDHPTISTVLFRPTDADDLTVATIRRTLLNRGHAVLGRAHTGGRLWLKATLLNPHTTPEDLHALLDLVNNVTTDLTHPHNPTPHTVTNPTTPRTEGDTPR, via the coding sequence ATGCCCACCCCACCGCTCGCCGGAGGCACCGCAGGCCCCGCCGCACTGCGCCCCCTCCTCGACACCGTCCTCACCGCCCTCCACGACGGCGCCACCCGCAGAAACGGTCCCCTCCCCGCAGGCGGACCCGACACCGTCACCCCCCGGACCCGCACCGCCACCCACCCCCTCATCCCCGACCACGGCACCGGCCCCCACCACGCACTGCGCACCCTCATCACCGCCCTCACCGAAGGCGCCGCAGACCCCGCACACCCCCACTGCGCCGCCCACCTCCACACCCCACCCCTCGCCCTCGCCGCAGCGGCCGACCTCGCCGCCAGCGCCCTCAACCCCTCCATGGACTCCTGGGACCAGGCCCCCGCCGCCTCCGCCCTCGAAGCCGACCTCACCACCGCACTCGCCCACGAGATCTACCCCCACACCGGCTCACCCGACGCCGTCATCACCACCGGCGGCACCGAAGCCAACCAACTCGCCCTCCTCCTCGCCCGCGAACGCCACGGCCCCGTCCAGACCATCTGCGCCGCCAACGCCCACCACAGCATCACCCGCGCCACCTGGCTCCTCGGCCTCCCCGAACCCGTCATCATCCCCGCCCCCACCGGCGTCATGGACCTCGCCGCCCTCGACACCGCCCTCACCCAACTCCACCGCCCCCTCCTCGTCGTCGCCACCGCAGGCACCACCGACACCGGCGAAATCGACCCCCTCGACGACATCGCCGACCTCTGCACCACCCACGGCGCCGAACTCCACATCGACGCCGCATACGGCGGCCCACTCCTCTTCAGCCCCACCCACAAAAACCGCGTCCACGGCCTCGACCGCGCCCAAAGCGTCACCCTCGACCTGCACAAACTCGGCTGGCAACCCGCATCCGCAGGCATCCTCGCCGTCCCCGACCACCACCACCTCACCCCCCTCCAGCACCACGCCCCCTACCTCAACGCCGACGACGACACCGAAGCCGGCCTCCCCGACCTCCTCGGCCGCTCCCTCCGCACCACCCGACGCCCCGACGCCCTCAAGATCGCCGTCACCCTCCAGGCCCTCGGCCGCACCGGACTCGCCGACCTCATCGACCGCACCCTCGCCGCAGCCCACCAACTCGCCGACCTCATCACCAAAACCCCCACCCTCGACCTCTACGACCACCCCACCATCAGCACCGTCCTCTTCCGCCCCACCGACGCCGACGACCTCACCGTCGCCACCATCCGCCGCACCCTCCTCAACCGCGGCCACGCCGTCCTCGGCCGCGCCCACACCGGCGGCCGGCTCTGGCTCAAAGCCACCCTCCTCAACCCCCACACCACCCCCGAAGACCTCCACGCACTCCTCGACCTCGTCAACAACGTCACCACCGACCTCACCCACCCCCACAACCCCACCCCCCACACGGTGACCAACCCCACGACCCCCCGCACAGAAGGCGACACCCCCCGATGA
- a CDS encoding AraC family transcriptional regulator, translating to MYHTWMRFFTPSPLHHRLGLVCLGVGLQHGALPTVGPRTLDHHVAVIINSGSGWFSGPDGRRTPVTGPTLIWLTPGTPHHYGADPDTGWDESFVDFTGPATGTYTELGYIEPDRPLVPLSDTAGPRAAIGRMVRAARRGNPLLEVETGAAVHELLVSLRRARADIGPDGDPVLQALARDAFQPLSVAEHAARHGMTPAELRTAVRRGAGCSPKDYLLGIRLGHAKELLAATELPVAAVARRVGYDDPAYFSRLFARRVGTAPVRFREQQGRNVPGGWSDQVPDPENPPTIST from the coding sequence ATGTACCACACCTGGATGCGCTTCTTCACTCCCAGCCCGCTCCACCACCGCCTGGGCCTCGTCTGCCTCGGGGTCGGCCTCCAGCACGGCGCCCTGCCCACCGTCGGCCCCCGCACCCTCGACCACCACGTAGCCGTGATCATCAACTCCGGCAGCGGCTGGTTCAGCGGCCCCGACGGCCGCCGCACACCCGTCACCGGCCCCACCCTGATCTGGCTGACCCCCGGCACCCCCCACCACTACGGCGCCGACCCGGACACCGGCTGGGACGAGAGCTTCGTCGACTTCACCGGGCCCGCCACCGGCACCTACACCGAACTGGGCTACATCGAACCCGACCGCCCCCTCGTCCCCCTCTCCGACACCGCCGGCCCACGCGCCGCCATCGGCCGCATGGTCCGCGCCGCCCGCAGGGGCAACCCCCTCCTCGAAGTCGAGACCGGCGCCGCCGTCCACGAACTCCTCGTCTCCCTGCGCCGCGCCCGCGCCGACATCGGACCCGACGGCGACCCCGTACTCCAGGCCCTGGCACGCGACGCGTTCCAGCCGCTCTCCGTCGCCGAACACGCGGCCCGCCACGGCATGACCCCCGCCGAACTGCGCACCGCCGTACGACGCGGCGCGGGCTGCAGCCCCAAGGACTACCTGCTCGGCATCCGGCTGGGCCACGCCAAGGAGCTCCTCGCCGCCACCGAACTGCCGGTCGCCGCGGTGGCCCGCCGCGTCGGCTACGACGACCCCGCCTACTTCTCCCGGCTCTTCGCCCGCCGCGTCGGCACCGCCCCCGTCCGCTTCCGCGAACAACAGGGCCGCAACGTCCCCGGCGGCTGGAGCGACCAGGTCCCCGACCCGGAGAATCCGCCCACGATCAGCACCTGA
- a CDS encoding beta-galactosidase family protein has translation MADFTVGDDHFRLDGKPVRLLSGALHYFRVHEEQWDHRLAMLRAMGLNCVETYVPWNLHEPRPGRFRDVAALGRFLDAAERAGLLAIVRPGPYICAEWENGGLPVWVTGRFGRRVRTRDAEYLASVERWFRELLPQVVARQITRGGPVIMVQVENEYGSYGTDSVYLEWLAGLLRQCGVTVPLFTSDGPEDHMLTGGSVPGLPATANFGSEARAGFEVLRRHQPKGPLMCMEFWCGWFEHWGAGSVVRDPAQAADALREILECGASVNIYMAHGGTNFAGWAGANRSGPLQDQELQPTVTSYDYDAPVDEYGRPTEKFWLFRKVLAQYADGPLPELPPEPDGLRGRVRAALTEWAPLGDVLEALGDPETAELGAAPTFEELGVDRGLVRYRVGVPGPREPYALGVSGLRDRAVVYVDGVRAGVLTEERGTLDEPVAGPAEVELWVESLGRVNYGPRLGEPKGITGGVLHERQYLHGVRARGLRLDAFESAEAVAAVPFTTVPFAAEPTEPTGPTGLFRGTFEVADVVAVGHAGLELPGWTRGFVWVNGFCLGRYWSAGPQETLYVPGPVLRTGANEVWVLELEGAGGPFVELGPGVPVRTGTPGVVQP, from the coding sequence ATGGCTGACTTCACCGTGGGGGACGACCACTTCCGGCTCGACGGGAAGCCCGTACGGCTGCTGTCGGGGGCTCTGCACTACTTCCGGGTGCATGAGGAGCAGTGGGATCACCGGCTGGCGATGCTGCGGGCCATGGGGCTGAACTGTGTCGAGACGTATGTGCCGTGGAATCTGCATGAGCCGCGTCCGGGCCGGTTCCGGGATGTGGCGGCGCTGGGGCGGTTCCTGGACGCGGCGGAGCGGGCCGGGCTGCTGGCGATCGTGCGGCCGGGTCCGTACATCTGTGCCGAGTGGGAGAACGGTGGCCTGCCGGTCTGGGTGACGGGGCGGTTCGGCCGACGGGTGCGGACGCGGGACGCGGAGTATCTGGCGTCGGTGGAGCGGTGGTTCCGGGAGCTGCTGCCGCAGGTGGTGGCACGGCAGATCACCCGGGGCGGCCCGGTGATCATGGTGCAGGTGGAGAACGAGTACGGGAGCTATGGCACCGACTCGGTGTATCTGGAGTGGCTGGCGGGGCTACTGCGGCAGTGCGGGGTGACGGTGCCGCTGTTCACGTCGGACGGGCCGGAGGATCACATGCTGACGGGCGGCTCGGTGCCCGGTCTGCCGGCGACGGCGAATTTCGGTTCGGAGGCGCGTGCGGGGTTCGAGGTGCTGCGCCGCCATCAGCCGAAGGGGCCGCTGATGTGCATGGAGTTCTGGTGCGGCTGGTTCGAGCACTGGGGTGCGGGGTCCGTCGTACGGGATCCGGCGCAGGCGGCGGACGCGCTGCGGGAGATCCTGGAGTGCGGGGCGTCGGTGAACATCTACATGGCGCACGGTGGGACGAACTTCGCGGGCTGGGCGGGGGCGAATCGTTCCGGTCCGCTGCAGGACCAGGAGCTGCAGCCGACGGTGACGTCGTACGACTATGACGCGCCGGTCGATGAATACGGGCGGCCGACGGAGAAGTTCTGGCTGTTCCGGAAGGTGCTGGCGCAGTACGCGGACGGTCCGCTTCCGGAGCTGCCGCCGGAGCCGGACGGGCTGCGGGGCCGGGTGCGGGCGGCGTTGACGGAGTGGGCGCCGCTGGGGGACGTGCTGGAGGCGCTGGGTGATCCGGAGACGGCGGAGCTGGGTGCCGCGCCGACGTTCGAGGAGTTGGGGGTGGATCGTGGGCTGGTCCGCTACCGGGTCGGTGTGCCGGGTCCGCGCGAGCCGTACGCGCTGGGGGTCTCGGGTCTCCGGGACCGGGCGGTGGTGTACGTGGACGGGGTCCGGGCCGGGGTGCTGACCGAGGAGCGGGGCACGCTGGACGAGCCGGTGGCGGGTCCCGCGGAGGTCGAGCTGTGGGTGGAGTCGCTGGGCCGGGTCAACTACGGGCCGCGGCTGGGTGAGCCGAAGGGCATCACGGGCGGGGTGCTGCACGAGCGGCAGTATCTGCACGGGGTACGGGCCCGGGGACTGCGGCTGGACGCCTTCGAGTCGGCGGAGGCGGTGGCGGCGGTGCCGTTCACGACGGTGCCGTTCGCAGCGGAGCCGACGGAGCCGACCGGTCCGACCGGGCTGTTCCGGGGGACGTTCGAGGTCGCGGATGTCGTCGCCGTCGGTCATGCCGGGCTGGAACTGCCGGGCTGGACGCGCGGCTTCGTCTGGGTGAACGGCTTCTGCCTGGGCCGGTACTGGTCCGCGGGTCCGCAGGAGACGCTGTACGTACCGGGTCCGGTGCTCCGCACGGGCGCCAACGAGGTGTGGGTGCTGGAGCTGGAGGGTGCGGGCGGGCCGTTCGTGGAGCTGGGCCCGGGGGTGCCCGTCCGGACGGGCACCCCCGGGGTGGTTCAGCCGTGA
- the pepN gene encoding aminopeptidase N, which translates to MSVLTRDEAQTRAQNLDVHRYTIDLDLTAGEETFDSRTVIHFTAHTAGDTFVEVKPAVLRSLSLDGQPLDPSLLTENRYPLTALTAGPHELHVDAAMYYSRTGEGMHRFTDPTDGETYVYTQLFMEDVQRVFAAFDQPDLKSVFQIDVTAPTTWTVLGNGIAERTGQGRWTIAPTPLISTYLVAVAAGPWHSITTEHAGLPFGIHCRRSLAEHLDTDADEILDITRACYDRYHEKFDEPYPFDSYDQAFVPEFNSGAMENPGLVTFRDEFIYRSAVTDTERQTRAMIIAHEMAHMWFGDLVTLSWWDDIWLNESFAEYMGYQTLTEATRFTDTWVDFGVARKGWGYDADQRPSTHPVAPDPEAVPDTASALLNFDGISYAKGASALRQLVAWLGEKDFLAGINTHFARHKFANATLADFIDNLASATDRDVHAWAAQWLRTTGTDTLTADVTETDNTWSLTIDRDGSRPHRITVGTYDRTLDTRGGPGHLTPRDRFELDIPTDPATTFPGSRPDLIVLNDGDLTYAKIRLDSTSWDAALTGLSGIPDALTRAVIWNTARDMVRDGDLDPTTYLTTARTHLPYETDLALVQGVLGFAATHIAPCYLTPTDRPAALATLTALCRDLIRRTEDGTDPGLRLIAVRHFIDAATQPDTIQDWLTNGTVHGGPELDPELRWRILTRLAVLGATDEATIAAELAHDPSATGREGAARCRAALPNPETKAAAWHALFTDDSLSNYLFTATAQGFWQPEQADLVQEYVARYYPEATALAARRGPAIAEAAGRYAFPAYAVDTHNLDLGTHALEDQALTPALRRKLTDQLDDLRRALAVRNAH; encoded by the coding sequence ATGTCCGTACTGACGCGCGACGAAGCGCAGACCCGAGCCCAGAACCTCGACGTACACCGGTACACGATCGATCTCGATCTCACCGCAGGCGAGGAGACCTTCGACTCCCGCACCGTCATCCACTTCACCGCCCACACGGCCGGAGACACCTTCGTAGAGGTCAAGCCCGCCGTCCTGCGCTCGCTCAGCCTCGACGGACAACCCCTCGACCCCAGCCTCCTCACCGAGAACCGCTACCCCCTCACCGCCCTCACCGCGGGCCCCCACGAACTCCACGTCGACGCCGCCATGTACTACTCCCGCACCGGCGAAGGCATGCACCGCTTCACCGACCCCACCGACGGCGAGACATACGTCTACACCCAGCTCTTCATGGAAGACGTCCAGCGCGTCTTCGCCGCGTTCGACCAGCCCGACCTCAAGTCCGTCTTCCAGATCGACGTCACCGCCCCCACCACCTGGACCGTCCTCGGAAACGGCATCGCCGAGCGCACGGGCCAGGGCCGCTGGACCATCGCCCCCACCCCCCTCATCTCCACCTACCTCGTCGCCGTCGCGGCGGGCCCCTGGCACTCCATCACCACCGAACACGCCGGACTGCCCTTCGGCATCCACTGCCGCCGCTCCCTGGCCGAACACCTCGACACCGACGCCGACGAGATCCTCGACATCACCCGCGCCTGCTACGACCGGTACCACGAGAAGTTCGACGAGCCCTACCCCTTCGACTCCTACGACCAGGCCTTCGTCCCCGAATTCAACTCGGGAGCCATGGAGAACCCCGGCCTCGTCACCTTCCGCGACGAATTCATCTACCGCTCGGCCGTCACCGACACCGAACGCCAGACCCGCGCCATGATCATCGCCCACGAGATGGCCCACATGTGGTTCGGCGACCTCGTCACCCTCTCCTGGTGGGACGACATCTGGCTCAACGAGTCCTTCGCCGAATACATGGGCTACCAGACCCTCACCGAAGCCACCCGCTTCACCGACACCTGGGTCGACTTCGGCGTCGCACGCAAGGGCTGGGGATACGACGCCGACCAGCGCCCCTCCACCCACCCCGTCGCCCCCGACCCCGAGGCCGTCCCCGACACCGCCTCCGCACTTCTCAACTTCGACGGCATCAGCTACGCCAAGGGCGCCTCCGCACTCCGCCAACTCGTCGCCTGGCTCGGCGAGAAGGACTTCCTCGCCGGCATCAACACCCACTTCGCCCGGCACAAGTTCGCCAACGCCACCCTCGCCGACTTCATCGACAACCTCGCCTCCGCCACCGACCGCGACGTCCACGCCTGGGCCGCACAATGGCTGCGCACCACCGGCACCGACACCCTCACCGCCGACGTGACCGAGACCGACAACACCTGGTCCCTCACCATCGACCGCGACGGCAGCCGCCCCCACCGCATCACCGTCGGCACCTACGACCGCACCCTCGACACCCGCGGCGGCCCCGGCCACCTCACCCCGCGCGACCGCTTCGAACTCGACATCCCCACCGACCCCGCCACCACCTTCCCCGGCAGCCGCCCCGACCTCATCGTCCTCAACGACGGCGACCTCACCTACGCCAAGATCCGCCTCGACAGCACCTCCTGGGACGCCGCCCTCACCGGCCTCTCCGGCATCCCCGACGCCCTCACCCGCGCCGTCATCTGGAACACCGCCCGCGACATGGTCCGCGACGGCGACCTCGACCCCACCACCTACCTCACCACCGCCCGCACCCACCTCCCGTACGAAACCGACCTCGCCCTCGTCCAGGGCGTCCTCGGCTTCGCCGCCACCCACATCGCCCCCTGCTACCTCACCCCCACCGACCGGCCGGCCGCCCTCGCCACCCTCACCGCCCTCTGCCGCGACCTCATCCGCCGCACCGAGGACGGCACCGACCCCGGCCTCCGCCTCATCGCCGTACGCCACTTCATCGACGCCGCCACCCAGCCCGACACCATCCAGGACTGGCTCACCAACGGCACCGTCCACGGCGGCCCCGAACTCGACCCCGAACTCCGCTGGCGCATCCTCACCCGCCTCGCCGTCCTCGGCGCCACCGACGAAGCCACCATCGCCGCCGAACTCGCCCACGACCCCAGCGCCACCGGCCGCGAAGGCGCCGCCCGCTGCCGCGCCGCCCTGCCCAACCCCGAGACCAAAGCCGCCGCCTGGCACGCCCTGTTCACCGACGACAGCCTGTCCAACTACCTCTTCACCGCCACCGCCCAGGGCTTCTGGCAACCCGAACAGGCCGACCTCGTACAGGAATACGTCGCCCGCTACTACCCCGAAGCGACCGCACTCGCAGCCCGCCGCGGACCCGCCATCGCCGAAGCCGCCGGACGCTACGCCTTCCCCGCGTACGCCGTCGACACCCACAACCTCGACCTCGGCACCCACGCCCTGGAGGACCAGGCCCTCACCCCCGCCCTCCGCCGCAAACTGACCGACCAGCTCGACGACCTGCGCCGCGCGCTCGCCGTACGCAACGCCCACTGA
- a CDS encoding chorismate mutase → MTKSNIDESVRTELKRLRDSIDNIDAAVIHMLAERFKCTQQVGHLKAEHKLPPADPDREARQIARLRQLAENARLDPAFAEKLLNFVVAEVIRHHERIADASEHATGPAPAPGCGAAGGADSAGT, encoded by the coding sequence ATGACCAAGAGCAACATCGACGAGTCCGTACGCACGGAACTGAAGCGGCTGCGCGACAGCATCGACAACATCGACGCCGCTGTCATCCACATGCTCGCCGAGCGCTTCAAGTGCACCCAACAGGTCGGTCACCTCAAAGCCGAGCACAAGCTCCCGCCCGCCGACCCGGACCGCGAAGCCCGGCAGATCGCCCGCCTGCGACAGCTCGCGGAGAACGCCAGACTCGACCCGGCCTTCGCGGAGAAACTGCTGAACTTCGTCGTCGCCGAAGTCATCCGCCACCACGAACGCATCGCGGACGCATCGGAACACGCCACCGGGCCCGCCCCGGCCCCCGGGTGCGGAGCGGCCGGCGGCGCCGACAGCGCCGGCACCTGA
- a CDS encoding lysine N(6)-hydroxylase/L-ornithine N(5)-oxygenase family protein, with translation MTDRPALDPDQPHDLVGVGIGPFNLSLAALAHGIPTAPGNPRPLAATFYEQRRAFHWHPGLLLDGASLQVPFLADLVTLADPASPWTFLNYLRTRDRLFPFYFAERFHIQRAEYDAYCRWVSEQLPGLHFSHQVDAVRWNPDRTLFEVDFTQLDTEGEAEALGRAYTRHIALGIGTEPFVPEPLKPLAEAESVPVIHSAEYLQHREHLLKAEHITVIGSGQSGAEIFLDLLRARPTGAEKIHWLARTEAFAPMEYSKLGLEHFTPDYSRYFHALPESARDELVPRQWQLHKGIDADTIAAIHDELYRRTLHGGWPDATLTPGVSVRTAGRVATTRVELHLEHTQQATRTRLTTDAVILATGYRERPLDGLLDSLGPYLRRDASHRPRIDDQYRLVLDPTVTGHVYVQNAERHTHGVGAPDLGLAAWRSATILNNLTGTDPYPLPQRTAFTTFGLTPQHNPRIPAQGHALIPLAHGN, from the coding sequence ATGACCGACCGGCCCGCCCTCGACCCCGACCAGCCGCACGACCTCGTCGGCGTCGGCATCGGCCCCTTCAACCTCTCCCTCGCCGCCCTCGCCCACGGCATCCCCACCGCCCCCGGAAACCCCCGCCCCCTCGCCGCGACCTTCTACGAACAACGCCGCGCCTTCCACTGGCACCCCGGACTCCTCCTCGACGGCGCCAGCCTCCAAGTCCCCTTCCTCGCCGACCTCGTCACCCTCGCCGACCCCGCAAGCCCCTGGACCTTCCTCAACTACCTACGCACCCGCGACCGGCTCTTCCCCTTCTACTTCGCCGAGCGCTTCCACATCCAACGCGCCGAATACGACGCCTACTGCCGCTGGGTCAGCGAACAACTCCCCGGACTCCACTTCAGCCACCAGGTCGACGCCGTCCGCTGGAACCCCGACCGCACCCTCTTCGAAGTCGACTTCACCCAACTCGACACCGAAGGCGAAGCCGAAGCACTCGGCCGCGCCTACACCCGCCACATCGCCCTCGGCATCGGCACCGAACCCTTCGTCCCCGAACCCCTCAAACCCCTCGCCGAAGCCGAATCCGTCCCCGTCATCCACTCCGCCGAATACCTCCAGCACCGCGAACACCTGCTCAAAGCCGAACACATCACCGTCATCGGCTCAGGACAGTCAGGCGCCGAGATCTTCCTCGACCTCCTCCGCGCCCGCCCCACCGGAGCCGAAAAGATCCACTGGCTCGCCCGCACCGAAGCCTTCGCCCCCATGGAGTACTCCAAACTCGGCCTCGAACACTTCACCCCCGACTACAGCCGCTACTTCCACGCACTCCCCGAATCAGCCCGCGACGAACTCGTCCCCCGCCAATGGCAGCTCCACAAAGGCATCGACGCCGACACCATCGCCGCCATCCACGACGAGCTCTACCGACGCACCCTCCACGGCGGCTGGCCCGACGCCACCCTCACCCCCGGAGTCTCCGTACGCACCGCAGGCCGCGTCGCCACCACCCGCGTCGAACTCCACCTCGAACACACCCAGCAGGCCACCCGCACCCGCCTCACCACCGACGCCGTCATCCTCGCCACCGGCTACCGCGAACGCCCCCTCGACGGCCTCCTCGACAGCCTCGGCCCCTACCTGCGCCGCGACGCCTCCCACCGCCCCCGCATCGACGACCAGTACCGCCTGGTCCTCGACCCCACCGTGACCGGACACGTCTACGTACAGAACGCCGAACGCCACACCCACGGCGTCGGCGCCCCCGACCTCGGACTCGCCGCCTGGCGCAGCGCCACCATCCTCAACAACCTCACCGGCACCGACCCCTACCCCCTCCCACAACGCACCGCCTTCACCACCTTCGGCCTCACCCCCCAGCACAACCCCCGGATCCCCGCCCAGGGCCACGCACTCATCCCCCTCGCCCACGGCAACTGA